Proteins from a genomic interval of Ndongobacter massiliensis:
- a CDS encoding NTP transferase domain-containing protein: protein MTAALIIATGRTEDKDRFSPERQIGNISAIERMALLFRVAGISRIVVVGDEEKLPQKFASSMNLIFLTVPRGVEMFDSIKEGLRYLQGKCTNVLLSYVDVPMTSLETVKALLAARGTCVPSYRGRCGHPIRLKEACFEEILSYHGPNGLKGAMDAAGIKRQIIDVDDAGILTDTRSGVSYEALAAEHELSKLRASFRMRISREKWFYGPGAHQLLQLIDESGSLSSACEYMGMSYTKGRKIIALMEQQLGVPVLETQQGGKTGGGSRLTKAAKEVMRRYDAFISEAEPALQKIFHKHFDDLMP from the coding sequence ATGACCGCTGCACTGATTATCGCTACCGGAAGAACCGAAGACAAAGACCGCTTTTCACCGGAGAGACAAATCGGAAATATTTCCGCCATTGAACGCATGGCTTTGCTGTTCCGGGTCGCGGGTATTTCGCGCATTGTCGTCGTTGGCGATGAAGAAAAGCTGCCGCAGAAATTTGCCTCTTCGATGAATTTGATTTTTCTGACCGTTCCCAGAGGTGTGGAAATGTTCGACAGCATCAAGGAAGGGCTTCGTTATTTACAGGGCAAGTGCACGAATGTCCTGCTTTCCTACGTCGATGTGCCGATGACTTCTTTAGAAACGGTCAAAGCCTTATTGGCAGCACGTGGGACCTGTGTCCCCTCCTACCGCGGACGTTGCGGTCATCCCATTCGCCTGAAGGAAGCCTGTTTTGAAGAAATTCTTTCGTACCATGGTCCGAACGGATTGAAAGGCGCGATGGACGCAGCCGGCATAAAACGGCAAATCATTGACGTCGATGATGCGGGGATTTTGACAGATACCCGATCCGGGGTGTCGTATGAGGCGCTGGCGGCGGAACACGAGCTGTCGAAACTGCGAGCCTCCTTCAGAATGCGAATCAGCCGAGAAAAATGGTTCTACGGGCCCGGCGCCCATCAACTGTTGCAGTTGATCGACGAGTCCGGTTCCCTTTCGAGTGCCTGTGAATATATGGGGATGTCCTACACCAAGGGGCGCAAAATCATCGCCCTCATGGAGCAGCAGCTCGGTGTGCCCGTATTGGAGACACAGCAAGGCGGAAAGACCGGTGGCGGATCGCGCTTGACAAAAGCCGCAAAAGAAGTCATGCGCCGCTATGATGCCTTTATTTCGGAAGCCGAACCTGCGCTGCAAAAAATCTTTCACAAGCACTTTGATGACTTGATGCCATAA